In Mangrovivirga cuniculi, the following proteins share a genomic window:
- a CDS encoding MBL fold metallo-hydrolase, which translates to MKLEQIYTGCLAQGAYYIESDGEAVVIDPLRETKPYIERAKSSGAKIKYVLETHFHADFVSGHQELAEKTGAKIVYGPGAKTKYDIVEAGEGDVFEVGKLKFELLHTPGHTLESSCYLMYDEEGKPHAIFSGDTLFIGDVGRPDLAIKSDLTREDLAGMLYDSLRNKIMRLPDDIIVYPAHGAGSACGKNMSSETSDTLGNQKQTNYALAEDLSKEDFIKEVTCGIMPPPQYFAKNAQLNKSGVKSLDEILEKGTRALSADEFKNYINNNALVLDVRTADEYAEGSIPGSLFIGIDGSFAPWVGALIAELDTPILLITPEGREEEAVTRLSRVGYDNTLGYLKGGINSWVESGEEIQTINRIDAETFAGSYENIEQPVDVRKPGEYDTSHVEGSPLKPLDFITDWQDEYPREMHLTLYCRGGYRSMIAASILKSRGYQGVTDVIGGFNQIKQTGMKIVSDSEVIK; encoded by the coding sequence ATGAAGTTAGAACAAATATATACTGGTTGTTTAGCGCAGGGAGCTTATTATATAGAGTCGGATGGTGAAGCAGTGGTGATAGATCCGTTACGAGAAACAAAGCCATATATAGAAAGGGCTAAAAGTTCTGGTGCAAAGATTAAATATGTGCTTGAAACTCATTTTCATGCTGATTTTGTATCCGGTCACCAGGAACTTGCTGAAAAAACGGGTGCCAAAATAGTATATGGTCCCGGTGCAAAAACCAAGTATGATATAGTTGAGGCTGGGGAGGGTGATGTTTTTGAAGTGGGTAAATTGAAATTTGAACTTTTGCATACTCCCGGTCATACTTTAGAAAGCAGCTGTTATTTAATGTATGATGAAGAAGGTAAGCCACATGCTATATTTTCAGGTGATACTTTATTTATAGGTGATGTTGGAAGGCCCGATCTTGCGATTAAATCAGACCTTACAAGGGAAGATCTTGCAGGAATGCTTTATGATAGTTTGAGAAATAAAATTATGAGACTTCCTGATGATATTATTGTGTATCCAGCACATGGAGCCGGCTCAGCTTGCGGGAAGAATATGAGTAGTGAAACTTCTGATACTTTGGGTAATCAGAAGCAAACTAATTATGCCCTGGCGGAAGATCTTTCGAAAGAGGATTTTATTAAAGAAGTAACGTGTGGTATCATGCCGCCGCCTCAATATTTTGCTAAGAATGCCCAGTTAAATAAATCCGGTGTTAAAAGTCTTGACGAAATCCTTGAAAAGGGGACGCGAGCACTTTCTGCCGATGAATTTAAAAATTATATCAATAATAATGCGCTGGTACTAGATGTAAGAACAGCCGATGAATATGCTGAGGGATCCATTCCAGGATCATTATTCATTGGTATAGATGGTAGTTTTGCGCCATGGGTAGGTGCATTGATCGCAGAGCTGGATACACCGATCTTATTGATCACGCCGGAAGGCAGGGAAGAGGAAGCTGTGACAAGACTCTCAAGAGTAGGATACGATAATACATTGGGGTATCTTAAAGGAGGTATAAATTCATGGGTAGAATCAGGTGAAGAAATTCAGACCATAAATCGAATAGATGCAGAAACATTTGCGGGATCATATGAAAATATCGAACAGCCAGTTGATGTGAGGAAACCGGGAGAGTATGATACGAGCCATGTGGAAGGATCACCCCTTAAACCATTAGATTTCATAACCGATTGGCAGGATGAATATCCTAGAGAAATGCACCTGACTTTATATTGCCGTGGCGGATACAGAAGTATGATCGCAGCATCGATATTAAAATCAAGAGGATATCAGGGTGTAACGGATGTGATCGGAGGATTTAATCAGATCAAACAAACAGGAATGAAAATCGTTTCTGATTCAGAGGTTATAAAATAA
- the murI gene encoding glutamate racemase, with protein MQAKQPIGIFDSGIGGLTVARAVKELLPNEQIIYFGDTAHLPYGDKSTAAIQSYSVKISQWLLEKNCKVILIACNSASTAAYDLIREYTGKKAKVFDVINPVIDHLREKYRDNKVGLIGTLQTVNSGVYQKKIDDIKANIDFSSLATPLLVPMIEEGFHKKEITEAIISEYLENPVLKDISALILGCTHYPVIKEEIQSLIGESTDVIDSSVITAKALRGYLEYNNLLNEKPEGEDHFYVSDYTSNFEFSTRFFFKKEVHLEKYPLWDD; from the coding sequence ATGCAAGCAAAACAACCTATTGGTATTTTTGATAGTGGAATTGGCGGGCTTACTGTAGCTCGTGCAGTAAAAGAACTGCTTCCAAACGAACAAATCATATACTTTGGCGACACCGCACACCTCCCTTATGGCGATAAATCCACTGCTGCTATTCAATCATATTCTGTAAAAATCAGCCAGTGGCTGTTAGAAAAGAATTGCAAAGTTATTTTGATCGCTTGTAATTCGGCCAGTACAGCTGCCTATGATCTTATTAGGGAATACACAGGAAAAAAAGCGAAAGTTTTTGATGTGATAAACCCGGTCATTGATCATTTAAGGGAAAAGTACAGGGACAATAAAGTGGGTTTGATCGGAACATTGCAGACAGTAAACTCCGGTGTTTACCAGAAAAAAATAGACGATATTAAAGCGAATATTGATTTTTCTTCACTCGCCACTCCTTTATTGGTACCAATGATAGAAGAAGGTTTTCATAAAAAAGAAATTACTGAGGCGATTATTTCAGAATACCTCGAAAATCCTGTATTAAAAGACATTTCAGCATTAATTCTTGGTTGTACGCACTACCCGGTGATCAAAGAAGAAATTCAATCTTTAATCGGTGAATCGACTGATGTTATTGACAGCAGTGTGATCACAGCAAAAGCATTGAGGGGATATTTAGAATACAACAATCTTCTAAATGAAAAACCTGAAGGAGAAGATCACTTTTACGTCTCGGATTACACGTCAAATTTTGAATTCAGCACTCGATTTTTCTTCAAAAAAGAAGTTCATCTTGAAAAATATCCATTATGGGATGATTAG
- a CDS encoding 4Fe-4S dicluster domain-containing protein, whose translation MKRKGANNTYFGNITEAFDTLISGLKTTWKHIPLARKKRSAKNVDSDKYFEKQEGLFTVQYPRFEMPVPEKGRYQLHNEIEDCIVCDKCAKVCPVDCIDIEPVKATEEIGKTSDGTPKRIHAAKFDIDMAKCCFCGLCTTVCPTECLTMSQDYDYSTFDITDHNFPFSKMTEKEISDARADLEKAMEEKAAKARKKAENRATSESSEKSSEAAKPKAAKPKFKPRPMKKKIDSDTDDNKKDDN comes from the coding sequence ATGAAAAGAAAAGGAGCAAATAATACATATTTTGGAAATATAACCGAGGCTTTTGATACCCTGATTTCAGGATTAAAAACAACCTGGAAGCACATTCCTCTTGCCAGAAAAAAACGCAGCGCAAAAAACGTTGACAGCGATAAATATTTCGAAAAACAAGAAGGGTTATTTACTGTGCAGTATCCCCGGTTTGAAATGCCTGTTCCGGAGAAAGGAAGATATCAGCTTCACAACGAAATAGAAGATTGTATTGTATGTGACAAGTGTGCTAAAGTTTGCCCGGTAGATTGCATTGATATAGAGCCTGTTAAAGCTACTGAGGAGATTGGTAAAACATCAGATGGTACTCCAAAACGAATCCATGCAGCCAAGTTTGATATTGACATGGCTAAATGCTGTTTTTGTGGATTATGTACTACTGTTTGCCCTACGGAGTGCCTGACTATGTCCCAGGACTATGATTATAGCACCTTTGACATTACAGATCATAATTTCCCTTTCAGTAAAATGACTGAAAAAGAAATTAGTGACGCCAGGGCTGATCTGGAAAAAGCAATGGAGGAGAAGGCGGCAAAGGCCAGGAAAAAAGCTGAAAACAGGGCTACATCAGAAAGCAGTGAAAAGTCTTCAGAAGCGGCTAAACCTAAAGCGGCTAAACCAAAATTTAAACCGCGACCGATGAAGAAAAAGATAGATAGTGATACGGATGATAATAAAAAAGACGACAACTAA
- a CDS encoding four helix bundle protein gives MFDFQKLTVYHRSKDFRKSIRSLIFENKFDRTTRDQLSRASMSIALNIAEGSSRFTLKDRKHFMVISRGSVFECLAILELLKESQEIT, from the coding sequence ATGTTCGATTTTCAAAAACTGACTGTTTATCATCGTTCCAAAGATTTTAGGAAATCAATCCGATCTTTAATTTTCGAAAACAAATTTGACAGAACAACCAGGGATCAGTTATCCAGAGCTTCAATGAGTATAGCTTTAAATATAGCTGAAGGATCTTCCAGATTCACACTAAAAGATCGCAAACATTTTATGGTGATTTCCAGAGGAAGTGTTTTCGAATGCCTTGCAATTCTAGAGTTATTAAAAGAAAGCCAGGAAATAACCTAA
- a CDS encoding endonuclease, whose translation MKLLSYRSIMPYMVLIFLNSIIYGQISNGSFESWTSNSPDEWTTIDNGISVNPSSFTSSGNYSAKVTVMTGSQSSTDLRQTISVTPGLSYVFSVWVYHTEGSVAARLYVDGYRNYSNENITGQWQKIEYAYTPSTSSIEIGLRFYDRSGFDGNEVVYVDDFQPSSSQLPPDNGDSCMETEITLSLTTDNYGYETSWILKDQSTGATISSGSQYQSSYSYSESFCLSDGDYSFTIYDSYGDGICCFYGYGSYSLDYNNQNIVSGGNFGSSELTYFSISTGGDNGGGSTLDGYYRSANGLSGFQLKSALHSIIKDSHIPESYSSIWDFYSNNSRDIYYENDNSFLDIYSENPNGADPYVYTSTNSQCGNYSGEGDCYNREHSFPKSWFGGFAPMEADIHHIFLTDGYVNSKRGSYPYGEVGSASYISANGSRVGSGTSASGYTGIVFEPIDEFKGDIARTYFYMATRYEDLIAGWENNNTYSDAMLNGTSSTVFEPWAVQLLLNWHNNDPVSQKELSRNEAAYQHQGNRNPYIDHPELVSSIWGNSSSRLTYNNEVININSITQDQDKRNYQILYSDDNNELIIKVKKDYKGKLSIINLSGQQEYLINIDQPETRFKTNLKANTIYLFRFDNEANDHTVKFIY comes from the coding sequence ATGAAACTCTTATCTTATCGATCGATCATGCCATATATGGTATTGATATTCCTGAATAGCATCATCTATGGTCAAATCTCCAATGGATCTTTTGAATCCTGGACTAGCAATTCTCCGGATGAATGGACTACAATAGATAATGGAATCTCAGTCAATCCCTCATCCTTTACCAGCTCAGGTAATTATTCTGCAAAGGTCACTGTAATGACCGGCAGCCAAAGTAGTACAGATCTCAGACAAACTATTTCAGTGACGCCGGGTCTGTCATATGTATTTTCTGTGTGGGTTTACCATACAGAAGGTAGCGTTGCCGCCAGATTATATGTCGATGGCTACAGAAATTATTCTAATGAAAACATTACCGGCCAATGGCAAAAAATTGAATATGCTTACACCCCCTCAACCAGTTCAATCGAAATCGGACTTAGATTTTACGATCGCTCCGGATTTGATGGAAACGAAGTAGTTTATGTAGACGACTTCCAACCATCATCTTCACAATTGCCTCCGGACAACGGTGACAGCTGCATGGAAACTGAAATAACCTTATCTCTAACCACTGATAATTATGGGTATGAAACCTCCTGGATTCTAAAAGATCAATCTACCGGAGCGACAATTTCTTCAGGGTCGCAATATCAAAGCAGCTATAGTTATTCTGAATCATTTTGTCTTTCTGACGGGGATTATTCTTTCACAATCTATGATAGTTATGGCGATGGAATCTGTTGTTTTTACGGCTACGGAAGCTATTCTCTTGATTATAATAACCAAAACATTGTTTCTGGAGGCAATTTCGGTAGTTCTGAATTAACATATTTCAGTATAAGTACCGGAGGTGATAATGGCGGTGGAAGTACATTAGACGGGTATTATAGAAGCGCTAATGGCTTAAGTGGTTTTCAACTTAAATCAGCACTCCATTCGATCATTAAAGATTCTCATATTCCAGAATCATACAGTTCAATCTGGGATTTCTATTCTAACAATAGCAGAGATATTTATTATGAGAATGATAATTCATTTTTAGATATCTATAGTGAGAATCCAAACGGAGCCGATCCATATGTTTATACCTCAACAAATTCACAATGTGGAAATTATAGTGGAGAAGGAGATTGTTATAACCGTGAGCATTCTTTTCCTAAAAGTTGGTTCGGCGGTTTTGCACCAATGGAAGCAGATATCCATCACATTTTCTTAACAGATGGTTATGTCAATAGTAAAAGAGGCAGCTACCCATATGGAGAAGTAGGTTCTGCATCTTACATTTCAGCAAATGGCAGCAGAGTAGGTTCAGGAACATCAGCATCCGGGTATACAGGGATTGTTTTTGAACCAATCGATGAATTCAAGGGAGATATTGCCAGAACATATTTTTATATGGCTACCCGTTATGAAGATCTGATCGCCGGCTGGGAAAACAACAACACTTATTCTGATGCCATGCTTAATGGAACTTCATCGACTGTATTTGAACCCTGGGCAGTTCAATTATTACTCAACTGGCATAATAATGACCCTGTAAGCCAGAAAGAATTATCGAGAAATGAAGCCGCTTACCAACACCAGGGAAATAGAAACCCATATATTGATCATCCTGAATTAGTTTCAAGTATTTGGGGTAATTCATCTTCCCGGCTAACATATAATAATGAAGTAATAAATATCAATTCCATCACTCAGGATCAGGATAAAAGAAATTACCAGATCTTATATTCTGATGATAATAATGAACTAATTATAAAGGTTAAAAAGGATTATAAAGGGAAGCTTTCAATAATTAATTTATCCGGACAACAGGAATATCTAATTAATATAGACCAGCCTGAAACAAGGTTTAAAACCAATCTTAAGGCAAATACAATATATTTATTTCGCTTCGATAATGAAGCAAACGACCATACCGTTAAATTTATTTATTAG
- the nuoK gene encoding NADH-quinone oxidoreductase subunit NuoK — protein MTQIELYFLISIILFCIGIMIVLIKKNGIMILMGIELMLNAANINFVAFAMKSPEAIHGIMFSLFLIVMAAAEAAVALAIILRVYRFYKTTDVDEIADLKG, from the coding sequence ATGACACAAATTGAATTGTATTTTCTAATCAGTATTATTCTGTTTTGCATCGGAATCATGATCGTTTTGATTAAGAAAAACGGCATTATGATTCTTATGGGAATAGAACTTATGCTAAATGCGGCAAATATAAATTTCGTTGCTTTCGCGATGAAATCACCGGAGGCTATTCATGGAATTATGTTCAGTTTATTTTTAATAGTAATGGCTGCTGCAGAAGCTGCGGTAGCTCTGGCTATAATCCTCAGAGTCTACCGATTTTACAAAACTACTGACGTGGACGAAATCGCTGATTTAAAAGGCTGA
- a CDS encoding NADH-quinone oxidoreductase subunit J family protein — MPDAGTISVYSFAVITVISALFVLITRHILHAAFGLLVCLLGISGLYLLAGAEFLGVTQLLVYAGGILVLIIFGIMLTNRADGKTIKAGNHRVIPGILAGVAIFLLFTQIYSQSSFRDSLRSTENNIPLMGHPIESLGVEIMTRYLLPFELIAVILLVILIGSLFISKKENDTN, encoded by the coding sequence ATGCCTGACGCAGGAACTATATCGGTTTACTCTTTCGCAGTCATTACTGTAATTAGTGCCTTGTTCGTACTGATTACCAGGCATATTTTACATGCTGCCTTCGGGCTGCTGGTATGCCTTTTGGGTATATCCGGCCTATACCTTCTGGCAGGAGCTGAATTTTTAGGGGTTACCCAATTGTTGGTATATGCAGGTGGTATACTTGTTTTAATAATCTTTGGTATTATGCTTACCAACAGGGCCGATGGAAAAACGATTAAAGCAGGTAATCATCGTGTCATCCCCGGAATACTTGCCGGAGTGGCAATTTTTCTACTTTTCACACAGATCTATTCTCAAAGTAGTTTTCGTGATTCTCTTAGGAGCACAGAAAATAATATCCCCTTAATGGGACACCCAATAGAATCACTTGGAGTTGAGATCATGACGAGATACTTACTTCCATTTGAATTAATAGCAGTTATCCTGTTGGTGATACTCATCGGTTCATTATTTATATCGAAAAAAGAAAATGACACAAATTGA
- a CDS encoding complex I subunit 1/NuoH family protein translates to MISFLFFLGFLVFYGLIAIYAERKISAFIQDRYGPMEVGYKGLLQTFADILKLLQKEHIFTFAADKPLFAIAPTIIFVAMFAAFAVIPLSVNITGSAVATGVYYALAIVSLDILGILMAGWGSNNKYAIIGAYRSVAQIVSYEIPLGLAVLGVIMMSGTLDLQEISLQQSIFYEGATKNAESYLFGLKFLGINVGKYGGILSWNIFRMPPLIIGFVIFFITSLAESNRAPFDLPEAESELIAGFHTEYSGFRFAVIMLAEYGVMLLTSFLAVVLFLGSWSTPLPNIGALKLADWTSGTPGSISADLWGIFWLCLKAMTLVLVQIWIRWTFPRLRVDQLMNLGWKYLTPAALIIIFIVGLWKLALL, encoded by the coding sequence ATGATAAGCTTTTTATTCTTTTTAGGTTTTCTGGTTTTTTATGGTCTGATAGCTATTTATGCAGAACGTAAGATCAGTGCTTTTATTCAGGATCGATATGGTCCGATGGAAGTTGGCTATAAAGGTCTTTTACAAACTTTTGCAGATATTTTAAAATTGCTTCAAAAGGAACATATCTTCACTTTTGCTGCTGATAAACCATTATTTGCTATAGCACCTACGATTATCTTCGTAGCCATGTTTGCTGCATTTGCAGTTATTCCTTTGAGTGTAAACATCACTGGTTCGGCGGTAGCTACGGGAGTTTATTATGCGCTTGCCATCGTATCACTTGATATTTTAGGGATTTTAATGGCTGGCTGGGGCTCAAATAATAAATATGCGATTATAGGTGCTTATCGTTCAGTTGCGCAGATCGTTTCTTATGAAATCCCACTGGGATTAGCAGTTCTTGGAGTAATAATGATGAGTGGAACGTTAGATCTTCAGGAAATAAGCCTTCAACAAAGCATATTTTATGAAGGAGCCACTAAAAATGCAGAAAGCTATCTATTTGGGCTTAAGTTTTTAGGTATTAATGTTGGTAAATATGGCGGAATTTTATCCTGGAACATTTTCAGAATGCCTCCTCTCATTATTGGTTTTGTAATCTTCTTCATAACCTCCCTGGCGGAAAGTAACCGGGCTCCTTTTGATTTACCAGAGGCAGAATCTGAACTTATAGCAGGATTTCACACAGAGTATTCAGGTTTTAGATTTGCCGTTATCATGCTGGCGGAATATGGAGTAATGTTGTTAACGTCATTCCTGGCTGTGGTTTTATTTCTTGGAAGCTGGAGTACACCATTACCAAATATTGGAGCACTGAAACTGGCAGACTGGACATCAGGCACACCCGGTTCAATATCTGCTGACCTGTGGGGTATTTTCTGGCTATGCCTGAAAGCGATGACACTTGTATTGGTTCAGATATGGATCAGATGGACTTTCCCACGCCTGAGAGTGGACCAGCTGATGAATTTAGGCTGGAAATATCTTACTCCTGCAGCTTTGATTATTATATTTATTGTCGGACTTTGGAAATTGGCATTATTGTGA
- the egtB gene encoding ergothioneine biosynthesis protein EgtB, whose protein sequence is MEKVLALNVSGLSQKFLKVRDMVLELTAPLNPGDFYVKPNVDHHSVAWHMGHTTWFFEYFVLQPHKKNYEFFRPELEKWFNTGLTYSETFEKKQHSIQYSRPSVEEIIKYRNHVDQHMLDLFENDKDKTKEIEFLINAGINHELNHVERMLNGIKFLLGSNPFKPIYHKFDSGIEPNLKIFKENYLEFDDGIYEIGSKLNNHFSFDNERGQHNVYLDAFQVLDRLVLNGEYLEFMEAGGYEEEDYWTEEGWLYIKQNEINCPLYWENGEESWYEYTLRGYDKLNPYEPLAHISFYEAEAFAKWRGKRLLTEYEWEVACKKLREEIPETANFLEKRKFHPLARVEKTFQFYGDCWEWTSSPMSVYPGYKTTSMPLGKFMRPVAGGQVVRGGSSLSSSEVIRNTCRLGVSPTDRFWMTGLRLAEYI, encoded by the coding sequence ATGGAAAAAGTTCTAGCTTTAAATGTTTCCGGACTCAGTCAAAAATTCCTTAAAGTAAGGGATATGGTTCTGGAACTTACTGCTCCGTTAAATCCAGGAGATTTTTATGTTAAGCCAAATGTCGATCACCATTCAGTTGCCTGGCATATGGGGCATACAACCTGGTTTTTTGAATATTTTGTACTTCAGCCTCACAAAAAGAATTACGAGTTTTTCAGGCCGGAATTGGAGAAATGGTTTAATACCGGACTGACCTATTCTGAAACTTTTGAAAAGAAACAACACTCCATTCAATACAGCCGGCCATCGGTTGAAGAGATAATTAAATATCGTAATCACGTAGATCAGCATATGCTTGATCTCTTTGAGAACGATAAGGATAAAACTAAAGAAATTGAATTTCTGATCAATGCAGGAATTAATCATGAATTAAATCACGTTGAGAGAATGCTCAATGGTATAAAGTTTTTACTGGGAAGTAACCCATTTAAACCTATATATCATAAGTTTGATTCAGGGATTGAACCCAATTTGAAGATCTTCAAAGAAAATTACCTTGAGTTTGACGATGGGATTTATGAAATAGGTAGCAAACTGAATAATCACTTTTCTTTTGATAATGAGCGAGGACAGCATAATGTCTATCTCGATGCGTTCCAGGTATTAGACAGGCTTGTTTTAAATGGTGAATACCTTGAATTCATGGAGGCTGGTGGATATGAAGAAGAAGATTACTGGACAGAAGAAGGCTGGTTGTATATAAAACAGAATGAAATTAATTGTCCTCTTTATTGGGAAAATGGAGAGGAAAGCTGGTATGAATATACATTAAGAGGATATGATAAGCTAAATCCATATGAACCATTAGCTCATATTAGTTTCTATGAAGCAGAAGCGTTTGCTAAGTGGAGAGGTAAGCGACTTCTTACGGAGTATGAGTGGGAGGTAGCTTGTAAAAAGCTTAGAGAAGAAATACCGGAGACTGCGAATTTTTTAGAGAAGAGAAAATTTCATCCTTTAGCAAGAGTAGAGAAGACCTTCCAGTTTTATGGTGATTGCTGGGAATGGACCAGCAGTCCGATGTCGGTATATCCTGGTTATAAAACCACCTCAATGCCACTGGGTAAATTTATGCGGCCGGTAGCAGGAGGACAGGTAGTCAGAGGAGGGTCGTCATTGAGTTCTTCAGAAGTTATAAGAAATACCTGCCGCCTAGGAGTTTCACCTACAGACAGGTTTTGGATGACCGGATTGAGGCTGGCTGAATATATTTAA
- a CDS encoding rhodanese-like domain-containing protein, with protein sequence MYKDIDTEEAKELMDGPDTVIIDVRTPQEWEEGIIPGALKMNIMDQDFTERITELDKDKKYLMVCRSGNRSGKACQYMSSVGFTHLYNLDGGMLDWDGDTE encoded by the coding sequence ATGTATAAAGATATCGATACAGAAGAAGCTAAAGAATTGATGGACGGTCCTGACACAGTAATCATTGATGTGAGGACTCCACAGGAATGGGAAGAAGGTATTATTCCCGGAGCATTAAAAATGAATATAATGGATCAGGATTTTACTGAAAGAATCACTGAATTAGATAAGGACAAGAAGTATTTGATGGTTTGCCGTAGTGGAAATCGCAGCGGCAAGGCTTGCCAGTATATGTCTTCCGTTGGTTTTACTCACTTATATAATCTCGACGGAGGTATGCTTGACTGGGATGGTGATACCGAATAA